The proteins below come from a single Chitinophaga pinensis DSM 2588 genomic window:
- a CDS encoding succinate dehydrogenase/fumarate reductase iron-sulfur subunit produces the protein MEHYNMNLTLKVWRQKNTNAQGHFESYQVPGVSSEMSFLEMFDVLNERLINEGKEPVAFDHDCREGICGACSMHINGRAHGPWAGTTTCQLHMRAFKDGDTITVEPWRAGSFPVVKDLTVDRGAFDRIIEAGGYVSVNTGNAQDANNILVPKDKADAAFAAAACIGCGACVAACKNSSAMLFVSAKVSQLALLPQGQPEKKSRALNMIAQMDKEGFGSCTNTGACEAECPKEISLTNIARLNREYIAAGLSYEK, from the coding sequence ATGGAACATTATAACATGAATCTCACACTTAAAGTGTGGAGACAGAAAAATACAAACGCACAGGGACATTTTGAAAGCTACCAGGTTCCTGGTGTTTCTTCCGAAATGTCATTCCTTGAAATGTTTGATGTGCTGAATGAGCGTCTGATCAATGAAGGTAAAGAGCCTGTTGCATTCGACCACGACTGTCGTGAAGGGATCTGCGGAGCCTGTTCCATGCATATCAATGGCCGTGCACACGGTCCTTGGGCTGGTACTACTACCTGTCAGCTGCACATGCGCGCATTCAAAGATGGCGATACCATCACTGTTGAGCCATGGAGAGCCGGTTCTTTCCCTGTAGTGAAAGACCTGACCGTTGACAGAGGTGCTTTTGACCGTATCATCGAAGCAGGTGGTTATGTATCTGTAAATACAGGTAATGCACAGGATGCTAATAATATCCTGGTTCCAAAAGATAAAGCTGACGCAGCATTCGCAGCAGCAGCATGTATCGGTTGCGGCGCCTGTGTAGCAGCTTGTAAAAACTCTTCAGCTATGCTGTTCGTTTCTGCGAAAGTATCCCAGCTGGCATTACTGCCACAGGGTCAGCCTGAAAAGAAATCAAGAGCGCTGAACATGATCGCTCAGATGGATAAAGAAGGTTTTGGTAGCTGTACCAACACCGGCGCCTGTGAAGCGGAATGTCCGAAAGAAATTTCCCTGACAAATATTGCACGTCTGAACCGCGAGTACATTGCCGCTGGTCTCAGCTATGAAAAATAG
- the murQ gene encoding N-acetylmuramic acid 6-phosphate etherase, protein MSFQRITEQTSHYRHLEKMSVQEILSNINQEDNTVPQAIAKAQPQIEKLVTVIADKMLAGGRLFYLGAGTSGRLGIVDASECPPTFGVPHGLVVGLIAGGDTAIRRAVEFAEDDREQGWKDLQAYDITSKDVVVGIAASGTTPYVIGALNKCRENGVITGSICCNPEAPLSAAADYPVEVVVGPEFITGSTRMKSGTAQKLVLNMISTAVMIQLGRVEDNKMVNMQLSNDKLVDRGVKMLMEKLSLTDYEKAKAMLLKAGSVRKAIEDYI, encoded by the coding sequence ATGTCTTTTCAGAGAATAACAGAGCAGACGTCGCACTACCGTCACCTGGAGAAAATGAGTGTGCAGGAGATCCTCAGCAACATCAATCAGGAAGATAATACCGTACCCCAGGCCATTGCAAAGGCGCAACCCCAGATAGAAAAGCTGGTGACCGTCATTGCGGATAAAATGCTGGCAGGCGGCCGCCTGTTTTATCTCGGTGCAGGTACCAGCGGCCGTTTAGGCATTGTGGATGCTTCCGAGTGCCCCCCTACATTTGGCGTCCCTCACGGACTGGTGGTCGGACTGATCGCCGGAGGAGATACCGCTATCCGCCGGGCGGTGGAGTTTGCAGAGGATGACCGGGAGCAGGGATGGAAAGACCTGCAGGCATATGATATCACTTCTAAAGACGTGGTGGTAGGTATCGCTGCCAGCGGTACGACCCCATATGTGATCGGCGCCCTGAATAAGTGCCGTGAGAATGGTGTGATTACCGGCAGTATCTGCTGTAACCCTGAAGCGCCTTTGTCGGCAGCTGCGGACTATCCGGTAGAGGTAGTGGTAGGGCCGGAGTTTATCACCGGCAGTACCCGTATGAAAAGCGGTACCGCGCAAAAGCTGGTACTGAATATGATCTCAACGGCTGTTATGATCCAGTTAGGCCGGGTAGAAGATAATAAGATGGTCAATATGCAGCTGAGCAATGATAAGCTGGTAGATAGAGGCGTGAAGATGCTGATGGAGAAATTATCGCTGACTGACTATGAAAAGGCAAAAGCCATGTTGCTTAAAGCCGGTAGTGTCAGAAAGGCGATTGAAGACTATATATAG
- a CDS encoding N-acetylglucosamine kinase produces the protein MKVQLIADSGSTKAEWCLLGARETGRYKTTGISPYFLNAAQIKELLEKELLPQLPPDVQIDEVHYYGTGCLQRKSVEIVESALKAVWPVAAIEVNHDLMGAARGLCGKEPGIASILGTGSNSCYFDGKTIQKNNPGLGYVLGDEGSGAYLGKKLLQYYLYNSFDEELKARFDAQYNTNHEEILENVYRRPLPNRYLASFAQFLGENRGHFIVENILEDSLNEFFFSHIYKYSESWTHPLHFTGSIAWHFQDILNELCELYELQMGRILRSPMDGLMAYHQ, from the coding sequence ATGAAAGTACAGCTAATTGCAGATAGTGGATCTACCAAGGCAGAATGGTGCCTGTTGGGGGCCAGAGAGACCGGCCGTTACAAGACAACCGGTATCAGCCCGTATTTTCTGAATGCAGCACAGATCAAAGAGCTGCTGGAGAAAGAGTTACTACCGCAACTACCTCCCGATGTGCAGATAGACGAGGTCCATTATTATGGAACCGGTTGTTTACAGCGTAAGAGTGTCGAGATTGTGGAATCTGCCCTGAAAGCCGTATGGCCTGTTGCGGCAATAGAGGTGAACCACGACCTGATGGGAGCTGCCAGAGGCTTGTGTGGGAAAGAGCCGGGTATCGCGAGTATCCTAGGGACGGGGTCTAATTCCTGTTATTTTGACGGCAAGACCATTCAGAAGAACAATCCCGGACTCGGTTATGTACTGGGAGACGAGGGGAGTGGCGCTTACCTGGGTAAAAAACTCCTGCAATACTATCTATATAACTCCTTTGACGAAGAGCTGAAGGCGCGTTTTGACGCCCAGTATAACACCAATCATGAGGAGATACTGGAAAACGTGTACCGCAGACCGCTTCCTAACCGCTACCTGGCTAGTTTTGCGCAGTTTCTGGGCGAGAACAGGGGCCATTTCATCGTAGAAAACATCCTGGAAGACAGTTTAAACGAATTCTTCTTTAGCCATATTTATAAGTACAGCGAAAGCTGGACACACCCACTGCACTTCACCGGAAGTATAGCCTGGCATTTCCAGGATATCCTGAATGAACTGTGTGAACTGTATGAGTTGCAGATGGGCCGGATATTGCGCAGTCCTATGGATGGACTGATGGCATATCATCAATAA
- a CDS encoding fumarate reductase/succinate dehydrogenase flavoprotein subunit yields MLNSKIPAGSLDKKWEDYKGHCKLVNPANKRNMEVIIVGTGLAGASAAASLGELGYKVKAFCFQDSPRRAHSIAAQGGINAAKNYQNDGDSVFRLFYDTVKGGDYRAREANVHRLAEVSGNIIDQCVAQGVPFAREYGGLLSNRSFGGTQVQRTFYAAGQTGQQLLLGAYSALERQVALGNVTMYNRHEMLEVVTIDGKARGIIARDLITGKLERHFGHAVLLCTGGYGNVFYLSTNAMGSNVTAAWKATRKGAYFGNPCYTQIHPTCIPVSGDHQSKLTLMSESLRNDGRIWVPKKQNDNRKAADIPEEERDYYLERRYPAFGNLVPRDVASRAAKERCDAGYGVGSSKQAVYLDYAAAIERYGKIEANKRQMHNASVAEITKLGKEVVAEKYGNLFDMYAKITGENPYEVPMRIYPAVHYTMGGLWVDYELMTSITGLYALGEANFSDHGANRLGASALMQGLADGYFVIPYTLGNYLADDIRTKAIPTDHPAFVEAEKHVQDTINQLMNIKGTKSVDHFHKKLGKIMWDKCGMARNEQGLKEAIVEIQQLRAEFWKDVRIPGDANEFNPELEKAGRVADFLELGELMCVDALNRRESCGGHFREESQTPDGEAQRDDDNFAYVAAWEYKGPSQFELHKEALEFVECKPTQRSYK; encoded by the coding sequence ATGTTGAACTCAAAAATTCCTGCCGGTTCATTAGACAAGAAATGGGAAGATTATAAAGGCCATTGTAAGCTGGTAAACCCGGCTAACAAGCGCAACATGGAAGTGATCATAGTGGGTACCGGTCTGGCAGGGGCTTCTGCCGCTGCATCTCTGGGAGAGTTAGGCTATAAAGTGAAGGCTTTCTGCTTTCAGGATAGCCCACGCCGTGCGCACAGTATTGCTGCGCAGGGTGGTATCAACGCTGCAAAGAATTACCAGAACGACGGTGACTCCGTGTTCCGTCTGTTTTATGATACTGTAAAAGGTGGCGACTACCGTGCCCGCGAAGCAAACGTGCATCGTCTGGCAGAAGTGAGTGGCAATATCATCGACCAGTGCGTGGCTCAAGGTGTTCCTTTCGCCCGCGAATATGGTGGATTACTCAGCAACCGCTCTTTCGGTGGTACTCAGGTACAGCGTACCTTCTACGCTGCCGGTCAGACCGGTCAGCAGCTGCTGCTAGGCGCATACTCCGCACTGGAACGCCAGGTAGCTTTAGGTAACGTAACCATGTACAACCGTCATGAAATGCTTGAAGTGGTAACGATAGATGGTAAGGCACGTGGTATCATTGCCCGTGATCTGATCACCGGTAAACTGGAGCGTCACTTCGGCCATGCTGTACTGCTGTGTACAGGTGGTTATGGTAACGTGTTCTACCTGTCCACAAACGCAATGGGGTCTAACGTAACTGCTGCCTGGAAAGCTACCCGTAAAGGTGCTTACTTCGGTAACCCTTGTTACACACAGATTCACCCGACCTGTATCCCTGTTTCCGGAGATCATCAGTCTAAACTGACCCTGATGTCCGAGTCACTGCGTAACGATGGTCGTATATGGGTGCCTAAAAAACAGAACGACAACCGTAAAGCTGCTGATATTCCTGAAGAAGAGAGAGACTACTACCTGGAAAGAAGATATCCGGCCTTCGGTAACCTGGTACCACGTGACGTGGCATCCCGCGCTGCGAAGGAAAGATGTGATGCCGGTTATGGTGTAGGTAGCTCCAAACAGGCGGTATACCTCGACTACGCTGCTGCGATCGAACGTTACGGTAAAATCGAAGCAAACAAACGTCAGATGCACAATGCTTCTGTCGCTGAAATAACTAAACTGGGTAAAGAAGTAGTTGCTGAGAAATACGGTAACCTCTTCGATATGTACGCCAAGATCACCGGTGAGAACCCATACGAAGTGCCAATGCGTATCTATCCTGCGGTTCACTATACAATGGGTGGCCTCTGGGTGGACTATGAACTGATGACTTCTATCACTGGTCTGTACGCACTGGGTGAAGCTAACTTCTCTGACCACGGTGCAAACCGTCTCGGTGCTTCCGCACTGATGCAGGGTCTGGCTGATGGTTACTTCGTTATTCCTTACACACTGGGTAATTACCTGGCAGATGATATCAGAACGAAAGCAATCCCAACTGACCACCCTGCTTTCGTTGAAGCAGAGAAGCATGTACAGGATACTATCAATCAGCTGATGAATATCAAGGGTACCAAATCCGTAGACCACTTCCACAAGAAACTGGGCAAGATCATGTGGGATAAATGCGGTATGGCGCGTAACGAACAGGGTCTGAAAGAGGCAATCGTTGAAATTCAGCAATTGCGCGCAGAGTTCTGGAAAGATGTACGTATCCCTGGCGATGCAAACGAGTTTAACCCTGAACTGGAGAAAGCAGGCCGTGTGGCTGACTTCCTGGAACTGGGAGAACTGATGTGCGTAGATGCATTAAACCGTCGTGAATCCTGCGGAGGTCACTTCCGTGAGGAATCTCAGACACCAGACGGTGAAGCACAACGTGATGACGATAACTTTGCTTACGTAGCTGCATGGGAATATAAAGGACCTAGCCAGTTTGAGCTGCACAAAGAAGCACTTGAGTTCGTAGAATGTAAACCAACTCAACGTAGCTATAAATAA
- the der gene encoding ribosome biogenesis GTPase Der: MAGFTVAIVGRPNVGKSTLFNRLLEQRKAIVDDVSGVTRDRQYGVADWNGKSFNVIDTGGFVSRSEDVFEREIRKQVKIAMEEANLLLFMCDVATGITDLDAEMADILRRSSKPVILVVNKVDNATRQLEATEFYSLGFEKVFFMSSMSGSGSGELLDEITGQIPEDDETREAIEAAEALPKIAIIGQPNVGKSSLLNALIGEERNIVSDIPGTTRDTIHTHYKMFQKDFVLIDTAGLRRKNKVQEDLEFYSVIRAIKAMDEADVCLLLLDATKGVTAQDLSIFSLAGRKGKGLVVLVNKWDLIEDKSTNSARDYEKDLKGRLAPFSDVPVIFTSVVEKQRIFKAIEEALRVYDNRKRKVQTSKLNEVMLKAIESFHPPVVRGIPIKIKYVTQLPTFTPAFAFFCNLPDDVKQPYRNYLENQLRSNFDFEGVPLKLFFRKK; this comes from the coding sequence ATGGCAGGATTTACAGTAGCAATCGTCGGTCGTCCAAACGTAGGGAAATCTACGCTTTTCAACCGTTTGCTGGAACAGCGTAAAGCCATCGTGGATGACGTGAGCGGTGTTACGCGTGACAGACAATACGGTGTGGCGGACTGGAACGGGAAATCGTTCAACGTGATTGATACCGGTGGTTTTGTATCCAGAAGTGAAGATGTATTCGAGCGTGAGATACGCAAACAGGTGAAAATAGCTATGGAGGAAGCAAACCTCCTGCTGTTCATGTGTGATGTAGCAACCGGTATTACCGACCTGGATGCGGAGATGGCAGATATTCTGCGTCGCTCTTCCAAACCGGTGATCCTTGTGGTGAATAAAGTAGATAATGCTACCCGTCAGCTGGAAGCGACGGAGTTCTATAGCCTGGGTTTTGAAAAGGTATTTTTCATGTCTTCCATGAGTGGTAGCGGTAGTGGTGAACTGTTGGATGAAATTACCGGTCAGATCCCGGAAGATGATGAAACAAGAGAAGCGATAGAAGCAGCGGAAGCATTGCCTAAAATCGCGATTATCGGTCAGCCGAACGTAGGTAAATCATCCCTGCTGAACGCCCTGATCGGTGAAGAAAGGAACATTGTGTCTGATATTCCGGGTACTACCCGCGATACCATCCACACACACTATAAAATGTTCCAGAAAGATTTCGTACTGATTGATACAGCGGGTTTACGCCGTAAAAATAAAGTGCAGGAAGACCTGGAATTCTATTCCGTTATCCGTGCAATCAAAGCAATGGATGAAGCAGATGTTTGTCTGCTGCTGCTGGATGCAACCAAAGGTGTCACTGCACAGGATCTTAGTATTTTCAGTCTGGCCGGCCGTAAAGGTAAAGGTCTCGTAGTACTGGTAAATAAATGGGACCTGATCGAAGATAAGAGTACCAACTCTGCACGGGATTATGAGAAAGACCTGAAAGGACGTCTGGCGCCATTCAGCGACGTACCGGTAATATTCACCTCCGTTGTGGAAAAGCAGCGTATTTTCAAGGCGATTGAAGAGGCTTTACGTGTATACGATAACCGTAAACGTAAGGTACAGACTTCAAAACTGAACGAAGTGATGCTGAAGGCGATCGAATCTTTCCACCCACCGGTAGTAAGAGGTATTCCTATCAAAATCAAGTATGTAACGCAGCTACCGACATTTACACCGGCTTTCGCGTTCTTCTGTAACCTGCCGGACGACGTAAAACAGCCATATCGTAACTACCTTGAAAATCAGCTGCGTAGCAATTTTGATTTTGAGGGTGTACCATTGAAACTGTTTTTCAGAAAGAAATAA
- a CDS encoding S41 family peptidase, giving the protein MSNRKLNVFLPLLFAIVLALGMYLGHKMPGANTGAQTLLFTRPSRAPLQEVMDLLKIKYVDTLKVDDLQEEAIQGLLSHLDPHSIYIPPSNLQTVNEDLEGHFSGIGVEFNIIADTVNVVSVVSGGPSETAGVQTGDKIIKVNDSLVAGNNISGDKIRKLLRGPKNSKVTVTMLRQQKMTPIQIIRGDIPLYSIDASYMVSPEIGYIKINKFAGTTYQEFMDAMRKLTKAGMTKLVIDLRQNPGGYLDAATRIADELLDDNKLIVYTKGKSYPRSDYRCEKPGLFEKGGLTILTDEGSASASEILAGAVQEWDRGTIIGRRTFGKGLVQEQFDLSNGGALRLTVARYYLNSGRSIQKSYAEGREAYDDDIMNRFNHGEFVNSDSIHQLDTIQFKTASGRVVYGGGGITPDIFMPFDTSRFSNVLTSMYSRSTFSNFTYQYFSSHKDEFKRYKDATDFSNQFQVSNELYNAYKAFAVKDSIRGVESIKPHDENEIKTRLKALLARQMWSYAGFYESLNKDDEMMKKAIQVLNKK; this is encoded by the coding sequence ATGTCGAACAGGAAACTGAATGTTTTTTTACCTCTCTTATTTGCGATAGTACTGGCATTGGGAATGTATCTGGGGCACAAAATGCCAGGCGCCAATACAGGGGCGCAGACCTTACTATTCACCCGGCCCAGCCGGGCTCCGCTCCAGGAAGTCATGGATCTGCTGAAAATAAAATACGTAGATACCTTAAAGGTAGACGATCTTCAGGAGGAAGCCATCCAGGGACTGCTGAGCCACCTGGATCCACACTCTATCTACATACCGCCCTCCAATCTGCAAACCGTGAATGAAGACCTCGAAGGTCATTTCTCCGGTATCGGTGTGGAATTCAATATCATCGCTGACACGGTGAACGTAGTATCCGTTGTTTCCGGCGGTCCGTCAGAAACAGCAGGCGTACAAACAGGTGATAAGATCATTAAGGTAAACGACTCCCTGGTGGCAGGCAACAACATCTCCGGCGATAAGATCAGAAAACTGTTACGGGGCCCGAAAAACTCAAAAGTGACAGTTACCATGCTCCGCCAGCAGAAAATGACACCTATTCAGATCATCCGCGGCGATATCCCATTATATAGCATCGACGCCTCTTATATGGTTTCTCCGGAAATCGGCTATATCAAAATCAACAAGTTCGCCGGTACCACCTACCAGGAGTTCATGGACGCCATGCGCAAACTGACCAAGGCGGGTATGACCAAACTGGTGATCGACCTGCGTCAGAATCCGGGCGGTTATCTGGATGCCGCTACCCGTATCGCAGACGAACTGCTGGATGATAACAAACTGATCGTATATACAAAAGGGAAAAGCTACCCGCGTTCGGACTACCGTTGTGAAAAACCAGGGCTGTTTGAAAAAGGCGGACTGACCATCCTGACAGACGAAGGTTCTGCCAGTGCCAGTGAAATTCTCGCAGGTGCCGTACAGGAATGGGACCGTGGCACCATTATCGGTCGCCGTACCTTTGGTAAAGGTCTCGTACAGGAACAGTTTGACCTGAGTAATGGCGGTGCACTACGTCTGACCGTAGCGCGATACTACCTCAACTCCGGCAGAAGCATCCAGAAATCTTACGCGGAAGGTCGTGAAGCTTATGATGATGATATCATGAACCGCTTCAACCATGGTGAATTTGTTAACAGCGATAGCATCCACCAGTTAGATACGATTCAGTTCAAAACTGCCAGCGGCCGTGTTGTATATGGCGGAGGCGGTATCACACCGGACATCTTCATGCCGTTTGACACCAGCCGTTTCTCCAATGTGCTGACCAGCATGTATTCCCGTAGTACATTCAGCAATTTCACTTACCAGTACTTCAGCAGCCATAAAGACGAGTTCAAACGTTATAAGGACGCTACTGATTTCAGCAACCAGTTCCAGGTATCCAATGAACTGTACAATGCTTATAAAGCATTTGCGGTGAAAGACAGTATCCGTGGTGTTGAATCTATCAAACCGCACGATGAAAATGAGATCAAAACACGTCTGAAAGCATTACTGGCCAGACAGATGTGGAGTTATGCAGGTTTTTATGAGTCGCTGAATAAGGATGATGAAATGATGAAAAAGGCGATACAGGTGCTGAATAAAAAATAG
- a CDS encoding single-stranded DNA-binding protein has translation MIKLQLIGHLGHDAVQRNVNGHTVLGFRVAHTERFKARDGELQERTTWVDCSLWNKEKVGPYLKTGTRVFVEGNPSADNYVNGQGENVSVLRLKVLQLQLLTSRRDGGKRENEVEEIVMVNEDPADDLPF, from the coding sequence ATGATTAAGCTACAATTAATCGGGCATCTGGGACATGATGCAGTTCAGCGGAATGTAAATGGTCATACTGTTTTAGGCTTTCGCGTGGCGCATACGGAGCGCTTTAAGGCGCGGGATGGTGAGTTGCAGGAAAGGACGACCTGGGTAGATTGTTCGCTCTGGAACAAGGAGAAGGTGGGTCCTTATCTGAAAACGGGTACCCGTGTGTTTGTCGAGGGAAATCCTTCGGCAGATAATTATGTGAACGGCCAGGGTGAAAATGTGTCGGTATTGCGTTTAAAAGTCTTGCAATTGCAGCTGTTGACGAGTCGCCGTGATGGTGGTAAGCGGGAAAATGAGGTGGAGGAGATTGTGATGGTGAATGAAGATCCGGCGGATGATCTGCCGTTTTAG
- the era gene encoding GTPase Era, giving the protein MHKAGFVNIFGKANAGKSTLMNALVGEKLAIVSPKVQTTRHRITGVVTTPEYQIVFSDTPGIIDPRYRLHEKMMGAVKSALEDADVAMLIMDVKDNLEENLSLFASLKLKARTILVLNKSDLLMKEELDVLVKKCEEWGKAEKVVLISAMQGKGVPALLQTIVGMLPESEPFYPEDTLTDKSTRFFVGEIVREKIFQLFDEEIPYHTAVAVTQFQEKNTLIKISADIIVTRETQKAIILGDKGSSIKKIGTLARQDIEKFVGQKVFLELFVKVRGKWRDNDIYLKEYGY; this is encoded by the coding sequence ATGCATAAAGCGGGTTTTGTAAATATCTTCGGTAAGGCCAATGCAGGGAAAAGTACCCTGATGAACGCTCTGGTGGGCGAGAAACTGGCTATTGTATCTCCGAAGGTCCAGACAACAAGACATCGTATTACGGGTGTGGTGACAACACCGGAATATCAGATCGTATTCTCTGATACGCCCGGTATTATTGATCCCCGTTATCGTCTGCACGAAAAAATGATGGGTGCTGTTAAGTCTGCCCTGGAAGACGCCGACGTGGCCATGTTAATCATGGACGTGAAGGATAATCTGGAAGAAAACCTCTCTCTGTTTGCATCACTCAAACTAAAAGCCCGCACCATATTGGTGCTGAATAAGTCAGATCTGCTGATGAAGGAAGAGCTGGATGTGCTGGTGAAAAAGTGTGAAGAGTGGGGCAAGGCAGAAAAAGTAGTGCTGATATCAGCGATGCAGGGTAAAGGTGTACCGGCATTGCTGCAGACTATCGTAGGCATGCTCCCCGAAAGCGAGCCTTTCTACCCGGAAGATACCTTAACAGATAAGTCTACACGCTTCTTCGTAGGCGAAATCGTCCGGGAAAAAATATTCCAGCTCTTTGACGAAGAGATCCCTTATCATACAGCAGTAGCTGTAACACAGTTCCAGGAAAAGAATACGCTGATCAAAATTTCAGCGGATATTATCGTGACGCGTGAAACGCAGAAAGCGATTATCCTGGGCGACAAAGGATCTTCCATTAAAAAGATCGGTACACTGGCCCGCCAGGATATTGAGAAATTTGTGGGTCAGAAAGTGTTCCTTGAACTGTTTGTGAAGGTAAGAGGCAAATGGCGGGATAATGATATTTATTTAAAGGAATACGGTTATTAA
- a CDS encoding succinate dehydrogenase cytochrome b subunit, producing the protein MKWSQFFNTSIGKKLLVGATGLFLCSFVIVHLAGNLALLKNDEGEAFNTYAAFMSHNGLIQFIAWGLKIVILIHAILAFQLTFRNRAARPVKYAVNPGNQTSSWFSRQMAIMGSILFVFLCIHLKDFWWMMHYGEMVEKTYPGETHPVRDLYEATRVAFEQGWLVAVYVIGMVGLSFHLIHGFKSAFQTFGLNHVKYNGLINFVGVWLFGVLIPVGFAIIPLCIHFKLV; encoded by the coding sequence ATGAAGTGGTCACAGTTCTTTAATACCTCTATCGGTAAAAAATTATTAGTGGGTGCTACCGGCCTGTTCCTGTGTAGTTTTGTAATCGTGCACCTGGCTGGTAATCTCGCATTACTCAAAAACGATGAGGGCGAAGCTTTTAACACTTATGCCGCATTCATGAGCCACAACGGCCTGATCCAGTTCATCGCCTGGGGATTGAAGATCGTTATTCTTATCCACGCTATTCTTGCTTTTCAACTCACATTCCGTAACAGAGCTGCACGTCCTGTAAAGTACGCTGTCAATCCTGGTAACCAGACTTCATCCTGGTTCAGCCGTCAGATGGCTATTATGGGTAGCATCCTGTTCGTGTTCCTGTGTATTCACCTGAAAGATTTCTGGTGGATGATGCACTACGGTGAAATGGTTGAGAAAACTTACCCTGGTGAAACCCACCCTGTAAGAGATCTGTATGAAGCAACCCGTGTTGCTTTCGAACAGGGCTGGCTGGTTGCGGTTTACGTAATCGGTATGGTTGGCCTGTCTTTCCACCTGATCCACGGATTCAAGAGTGCTTTCCAGACTTTCGGTCTGAATCATGTAAAGTACAATGGCCTGATCAATTTCGTAGGCGTTTGGTTATTCGGGGTGCTCATTCCAGTTGGTTTTGCCATCATCCCTCTCTGCATTCATTTCAAATTAGTTTAG